One stretch of Lacimicrobium alkaliphilum DNA includes these proteins:
- the ruvC gene encoding crossover junction endodeoxyribonuclease RuvC, protein MIILGIDPGSRITGYGLVRQQGQKFEYVGSGCIRLSDGPLPERLQQIYNGVSEIIAQFQPEEMAVEQVFMARNPDSALKLGQARGAAIVAGTNHGLLLAEYSARQIKQAVVGKGGAAKEQVQHMVSFLLKLPGKPQADAADALAVALCHGHTRQSLIKLSGQASKTVRGRLRK, encoded by the coding sequence TTGATTATTCTGGGCATCGATCCCGGCTCAAGAATTACCGGCTATGGCCTTGTTCGCCAGCAGGGGCAAAAGTTCGAGTATGTAGGCAGCGGTTGTATTCGTTTATCGGATGGCCCGTTACCTGAGCGTTTGCAACAGATTTATAACGGTGTCAGTGAGATTATTGCCCAGTTTCAGCCCGAGGAAATGGCGGTAGAACAGGTGTTTATGGCCCGTAATCCGGATTCGGCGCTGAAGCTGGGGCAGGCCAGGGGCGCGGCGATTGTGGCCGGCACCAATCATGGTCTGTTGCTGGCGGAGTACTCGGCCCGCCAGATTAAACAGGCGGTGGTGGGCAAGGGCGGCGCAGCCAAAGAACAGGTGCAGCATATGGTCAGTTTTTTGCTGAAATTACCGGGTAAGCCCCAGGCTGATGCCGCCGATGCCCTGGCAGTGGCGTTATGCCATGGTCATACCCGCCAGAGCCTGATTAAGCTATCCGGCCAGGCCAGTAAAACCGTGCGGGGCAGATTGAGGAAATAA
- a CDS encoding YebC/PmpR family DNA-binding transcriptional regulator, which produces MAGHSKWANIKHRKAAQDAKRGKIFTKLIRELVTAAREGGADPDANPRLRAAIDKALSNNMKKDTVDNAVARGAGNADGDNMETVVYEGYGAGGTAVMVEAMTDNINRTVSDIRHAFSKHGGNLGTNGSVAYLFSKKGVISYASETDEEQLMLIALEAGAEDIQTNEDQSFEVYTSPERFGKVKDALDEAGLKAAHAEVTLVPATKAELDEQSAPTLIKLVDALEDLDDVQEVYTNAHISDDILENLDE; this is translated from the coding sequence ATGGCCGGACACAGTAAATGGGCCAATATCAAGCATCGCAAGGCGGCGCAGGATGCCAAACGGGGCAAGATTTTTACCAAGCTGATTCGGGAACTGGTGACCGCTGCCCGCGAGGGCGGTGCCGATCCCGACGCCAACCCCAGATTGCGGGCTGCTATCGACAAGGCCCTGTCGAATAATATGAAGAAAGATACGGTGGATAATGCCGTGGCCCGGGGCGCCGGTAATGCCGATGGCGACAATATGGAAACCGTGGTCTACGAGGGCTATGGCGCCGGTGGCACGGCGGTGATGGTAGAAGCGATGACTGATAATATTAACCGCACCGTCAGCGATATCCGCCATGCTTTTTCCAAACACGGCGGCAATCTGGGCACCAATGGCTCGGTGGCCTATCTGTTCAGCAAAAAAGGCGTGATCAGCTATGCCAGTGAGACGGACGAAGAACAGCTGATGCTGATTGCACTGGAGGCGGGGGCTGAAGATATTCAGACCAATGAGGATCAGAGCTTTGAGGTGTATACCAGCCCTGAGCGTTTCGGGAAGGTGAAGGATGCCCTGGATGAGGCTGGCCTCAAAGCCGCCCACGCCGAAGTGACGTTGGTGCCTGCCACCAAAGCGGAACTGGATGAACAGAGCGCGCCGACGCTGATTAAACTGGTGGATGCCTTAGAAGATCTGGATGATGTACAGGAAGTCTACACCAATGCCCATATCAGCGATGATATTCTGGAGAATCTTGATGAGTAA
- the nudB gene encoding dihydroneopterin triphosphate diphosphatase → MSFKRPESALVVIYDHHRRVLLLQRLDDADFWQSVTGTMEGQETPYQTALREVKEETGIDILHEGYTLKDELKINHYPIRSAWRYRYAPEVTHNKEHVFSLEVPSEQLIRLTEHSAYLWLPAEQAVAKVWSDTNRQAILQLSQNW, encoded by the coding sequence TTGAGCTTTAAACGTCCAGAGTCGGCGCTGGTGGTGATTTATGATCACCACCGGCGGGTGCTGTTGTTGCAACGTCTGGATGATGCCGATTTCTGGCAGTCGGTAACCGGTACCATGGAGGGGCAGGAAACACCGTATCAGACTGCGCTGCGCGAAGTGAAAGAAGAAACCGGTATCGATATTCTGCATGAGGGTTATACCCTCAAAGATGAGCTGAAAATAAATCACTATCCTATCCGCTCAGCCTGGCGTTATCGCTATGCCCCTGAGGTTACCCACAATAAAGAACATGTCTTCAGTCTTGAAGTACCATCAGAACAACTCATCAGGCTGACGGAACACAGTGCATATCTATGGTTACCCGCCGAGCAGGCGGTAGCCAAAGTCTGGTCCGATACCAATCGTCAGGCTATTTTGCAGTTGAGTCAGAATTGGTAA
- the aspS gene encoding aspartate--tRNA ligase, translating to MRTDYCGNINASYTGQDVTLCGWVNRRRDLGGVIFLDLRDRQGIVQVVYDPDLAEVFEQANKVRNEYCVQIKGLVRARPEGQVNKDMPTGEIEILGKELTILSKAAPLPLDSNQENSEEQRLKYRYLDLRRPLMTQRLMFRAKVTGAVRRYLEREGFLDIETPILTKATPEGARDYLVPSRTHKGEFFALPQSPQLFKQLLMMSGMDKYYQIVKCFRDEDLRADRQPEFTQIDLETSFLDADGVMAITEGMIRSLFKELLDVELADFPRMTYADAMRRYGSDKPDLRNPLELTDVADLLKEVEFKVFSGPANDAKGRVAVIRVPGGAGLSRKQLDDYAKFVGIYGAKGLAWLKVNDKAAGLDGLQSPILKFLGEEVANKLLERTGAESGDILLFGADSATVVTEALGALRLKLGEDLELLEGDWKPLWVVDFPMFEEVDGELYALHHPFTAPRDLSAEQLAADPVNALSNAYDMVLNGVELGGGSVRIHDQTMQAEVFRILGISDEEAELKFGFLLEALKYGAPPHAGLAFGLDRMVMLMTGATSIRDVMAFPKTTTAACPLTDAPSPANPQALQDLAIEVKKADKPQD from the coding sequence ATGCGCACAGATTATTGCGGCAATATCAATGCATCTTATACCGGACAGGACGTAACGCTATGTGGCTGGGTAAACCGGCGCCGGGATCTCGGCGGGGTGATTTTCCTCGACCTGCGCGATCGTCAGGGTATCGTGCAGGTGGTATATGACCCGGATCTGGCCGAAGTGTTCGAACAGGCCAATAAGGTCCGCAACGAGTATTGTGTGCAGATCAAAGGCCTGGTGCGCGCCCGTCCCGAAGGGCAGGTAAATAAAGACATGCCTACCGGTGAAATTGAAATTCTCGGTAAAGAACTGACAATTTTAAGTAAAGCGGCACCCTTACCGCTGGACTCCAATCAGGAGAACTCTGAAGAGCAGCGTCTTAAATATCGCTATCTGGATCTGCGTCGCCCGCTGATGACCCAGCGTCTGATGTTCCGGGCCAAAGTCACCGGGGCGGTACGCCGTTATCTGGAGCGTGAAGGCTTTCTGGATATCGAAACGCCGATCCTGACCAAAGCCACACCGGAAGGGGCCCGCGATTATCTGGTGCCAAGCCGTACCCACAAAGGTGAGTTTTTTGCTCTGCCACAATCTCCGCAGCTGTTTAAGCAATTGCTGATGATGTCAGGCATGGACAAGTATTATCAGATCGTCAAATGTTTCCGCGACGAAGACTTGCGTGCCGATCGTCAGCCTGAGTTTACCCAGATCGACCTGGAAACCTCTTTCCTTGATGCCGATGGCGTGATGGCCATTACCGAGGGCATGATCCGCAGTCTCTTTAAAGAACTGCTGGATGTGGAGTTAGCTGATTTCCCCCGTATGACCTATGCCGACGCCATGCGCCGCTATGGCTCTGATAAGCCGGATTTACGCAATCCACTGGAGCTGACCGATGTGGCCGACCTGCTCAAAGAGGTTGAATTTAAGGTCTTCTCCGGTCCAGCCAATGATGCCAAAGGCAGGGTGGCGGTGATCCGGGTGCCGGGCGGTGCTGGTTTGTCGCGCAAGCAACTGGATGACTACGCCAAATTTGTCGGTATCTATGGCGCCAAAGGCCTGGCCTGGCTGAAGGTAAATGATAAAGCTGCCGGACTGGACGGGCTGCAATCGCCTATTCTTAAATTCCTCGGCGAAGAGGTTGCCAATAAATTACTTGAGCGGACTGGTGCCGAGAGTGGTGATATTCTGTTATTTGGTGCCGACTCGGCCACTGTGGTGACCGAAGCGCTGGGGGCTCTGCGTCTTAAACTCGGTGAAGATCTGGAGCTGCTCGAAGGTGACTGGAAGCCGCTTTGGGTTGTGGACTTCCCTATGTTTGAAGAGGTGGATGGTGAGCTGTATGCCTTGCATCACCCCTTTACCGCGCCCCGTGACCTCAGTGCTGAGCAACTGGCGGCGGACCCGGTTAATGCCTTGTCCAACGCCTATGATATGGTGTTAAACGGTGTCGAGCTGGGGGGCGGTTCGGTGCGTATTCATGATCAGACTATGCAGGCCGAGGTGTTCCGCATTCTGGGGATCAGTGATGAGGAAGCCGAACTGAAATTTGGCTTTTTACTCGAAGCGCTGAAATACGGCGCACCGCCTCATGCAGGCCTGGCCTTTGGTCTGGATCGTATGGTGATGCTGATGACAGGCGCCACCTCTATCCGTGATGTGATGGCTTTTCCCAAAACTACCACTGCGGCCTGTCCGCTTACCGATGCGCCATCGCCAGCCAATCCTCAGGCGTTGCAGGATCTGGCCATTGAAGTGAAAAAGGCTGATAAGCCACAGGACTGA
- a CDS encoding alpha/beta hydrolase — protein MGAGSYFIPAGFSLSYGYRVVFFKGLVMLMRLLIFILLAYLLILVAVYFLQQRLLYFPSPSQAPESQLKPLQLTPWPEQNFKGYLGPEPQQSKGMVLVFHGNAGAAWQRSYYTRALTRLGYRVLLVEYPGYGGRAGTLNQQSLTEDGLQTLKLAGQHFEGPLYLWGESLGAGVVASVAARLSADSRVAGLILMAPWDSLTVLAQHHYWYLPVKWLLKDKYDSITSLSAFDKPVAMLVAGQDTIIPNRHSLALYESLSAPKSIWRFDNASHNNWPNQADAKWWQEVMNFVSAADSVTARNAN, from the coding sequence TTGGGCGCCGGTAGTTATTTTATACCTGCAGGCTTTTCTCTGAGCTATGGTTACCGGGTTGTATTTTTTAAAGGACTGGTGATGTTAATGCGTCTGCTGATTTTTATTTTACTGGCCTATCTGTTGATATTGGTAGCCGTCTATTTTCTGCAGCAACGATTACTTTATTTTCCGTCACCCTCCCAGGCGCCGGAATCTCAGCTTAAGCCTTTGCAACTGACCCCATGGCCTGAACAGAATTTCAAAGGATATCTGGGCCCTGAGCCGCAGCAGTCCAAAGGTATGGTACTGGTGTTTCACGGTAATGCCGGGGCAGCCTGGCAGCGCAGTTATTATACCCGGGCGCTGACGAGGTTGGGCTATCGGGTGTTGCTGGTGGAGTATCCCGGCTACGGGGGTCGTGCAGGTACACTGAATCAACAGAGTCTGACCGAAGATGGCCTGCAAACCCTGAAGCTGGCCGGGCAGCACTTTGAAGGCCCGCTTTATCTGTGGGGGGAATCCTTAGGTGCAGGCGTGGTGGCTTCTGTTGCGGCCAGACTATCTGCTGATTCTCGGGTTGCCGGGCTGATATTAATGGCACCCTGGGATTCATTAACGGTACTGGCACAACACCATTACTGGTATCTGCCGGTGAAATGGTTGCTTAAGGACAAGTACGACAGCATCACAAGCCTTTCTGCCTTTGACAAGCCAGTGGCCATGCTGGTGGCAGGGCAGGATACTATTATTCCCAATCGCCATAGCCTGGCGTTATACGAATCGCTGTCGGCGCCTAAATCAATCTGGCGCTTTGATAACGCCAGCCACAATAACTGGCCTAATCAGGCGGATGCAAAATGGTGGCAGGAAGTGATGAATTTTGTTTCTGCCGCCGATTCTGTAACTGCCAGGAATGCAAATTAG